Proteins encoded in a region of the Ziziphus jujuba cultivar Dongzao chromosome 3, ASM3175591v1 genome:
- the LOC107433390 gene encoding ethylene-responsive transcription factor ERN3, with amino-acid sequence MAGPELTKAALPTTTTMAQTTRPAAVRRFVGVRQRPSGRWVAEIKDSSQRVRLWLGTYDTPEEAARAYDEAARALRGSNARTNFAATTSSVNPNSNPLVSTPCMNNDGTIAGSGSDGRHGLMSFSSLKAKLSKNLQSIMARTSENNKSSKSRVSDHFTFASIFHFRKYQYQNPLMDHMRNMNIDHKAVQPSIIVPSHLDQTSEPCSWESSSVSDCSTEWVGFRQPGFDSDGSDIGEGFVDHQMMGWMDSPEMSSSISNNSSEMGSRSKRFKVSSSVVVPPTFSESPYDGHEIN; translated from the coding sequence ATGGCTGGACCTGAGCTCACAAAAGCTGCTCTtccaaccaccaccaccatggCCCAAACAACTCGGCCGGCGGCGGTTCGGAGATTTGTCGGTGTCCGGCAAAGGCCGTCCGGGAGATGGGTAGCGGAGATCAAGGACTCATCTCAACGAGTTAGGCTTTGGCTTGGGACTTACGATACTCCTGAGGAAGCAGCAAGAGCCTATGATGAAGCTGCGAGAGCCCTTCGGGGTTCGAATGCTCGAACCAACTTCGCGGCGACTACTTCATCGGTTAATCCCAATTCGAACCCGTTGGTTTCGACACCTTGCATGAATAATGATGGAACAATTGCAGGGTCGGGATCCGATGGCCGCCATGGATTAATGAGCTTCTCTTCCTTGAAGGCAAAACTAAGCAAGAATCTTCAAAGCATCATGGCTAGGACAAGTGAGAATAACAAGTCCTCAAAAAGCAGGGTGAGTGACCACTTCACTTTTGCGAGTATATTTCACTTTAGAAAATACCAATACCAAAACCCATTAATGGATCATATGAGGAACATGAACATAGATCATAAAGCGGTGCAACCAAGTATAATTGTGCCTTCCCATTTGGATCAAACTAGTGAGCCTTGTTCTTGGGAAAGCTCTAGTGTTTCGGATTGTAGTACGGAGTGGGTAGGGTTCCGGCAACCGGGGTTTGATTCCGACGGTTCGGATATCGGTGAAGGGTTCGTGGATCATCAAATGATGGGGTGGATGGATAGCCCGGAGATGAGTAGTAGTATAAGCAATAACAGCTCTGAAATGGGTTCAAGGAGTAAGAGGTTTAAAGTGTCTTCTTCTGTGGTGGTGCCTCCAACTTTTAGTGAATCTCCATATGATGGTCatgaaattaattga
- the LOC107433420 gene encoding uncharacterized protein LOC107433420, producing the protein MPNPTAQNHQITNFSIFFWATSFFIIIFTVIISTLTRSPPPATQMADPALHPETPPYHKTQPLKQIAIDYTPDACTHCSDSNSITLVYDHRGGARWRTTTRFLYGTFSSLIQCPKGNTSGLNFNIYLSSMEGDKSQDEIDFEFLGRDRNLVQTNYYTTGTGNREQIHDLGFDCSDGFHRYVIKWGPDLIEWLIDGKVVRKEEKREGEWFPEKPMYLYASIWDASYIDEGRWTGKYEGCDAPYVCLYKDVHVPAETAIDG; encoded by the coding sequence atgccGAATCCAACGGCTCAAAATCACCAGATcaccaatttttcaattttcttctgGGCGACATCgtttttcatcatcatcttcacagTCATCATCTCCACTCTCACTAGATCTCCACCACCTGCAACTCAAATGGCGGACCCAGCTCTCCACCCAGAGACTCCTCCATACCACAAAACCCAACCCCTCAAACAGATCGCCATCGACTACACTCCCGATGCCTGTACTCACTGCTCCGATTCCAATTCCATAACCCTCGTCTATGACCACCGCGGAGGTGCACGGTGGAGGACCACCACGAGGTTCCTCTACGGCACTTTCAGCTCCCTCATACAATGCCCCAAGGGTAACACCAGCGGGCTCAATTTCAACATCTACCTCTCCTCCATGGAAGGGGACAAGTCCCAGGACGAGATTGACTTCGAGTTCTTGGGCAGAGATAGGAATTTGGTGCAGACTAACTATTATACTACCGGTACTGGCAACAGAGAGCAAATCCACGATCTGGGTTTTGATTGTTCTGATGGGTTTCACCGCTACGTGATCAAGTGGGGTCCTGATTTGATCGAGTGGTTGATTGATGGCAAAGTTGTGAGGAAGGAGGAGAAGAGGGAAGGTGAATGGTTTCCTGAGAAGCCAATGTATTTGTATGCTTCGATTTGGGATGCAAGTTATATTGATGAAGGGAGGTGGACTGGGAAGTATGAGGGGTGTGATGCACCTTATGTTTGCCTCTATAAGGATGTTCATGTTCCAGCTGAGACTGCCATTGATGGTTGA